A section of the Hypanus sabinus isolate sHypSab1 unplaced genomic scaffold, sHypSab1.hap1 scaffold_1643, whole genome shotgun sequence genome encodes:
- the LOC132387229 gene encoding N-acetyllactosaminide beta-1,3-N-acetylglucosaminyltransferase 3-like, whose protein sequence is MRRHRRFHEKVVLGVLITLGLFFMFWDNVRLRETGDVAETVHRKDLPKVVTADATRSVLKPKCHANTTLLHLSSFHQENEHIKNFLLYKHCREFDMIENVPDKCGGREGSHNVFLLLVIKSDPFNQDRREVVRKSWGKEREFNGVLIKRVFISGVSPDQKENRKLNQLLAMENREHRDVLQWDFLDTFFNLTLKQYKLLQWVSEYCPSAKFIFNGDDDAFVNTDNMVDYLLGMKVLQHLFVGHLIYGVGPIREKWSKYYVPEIVTTIKSYPPYAGGGRILMSVYTAHIIYHIAQDLELFPIDDVFLGMCLAKAGLAPRSHSGFRTAGISVPSTQGESFNPCYYRELLLVHRFRPFELLLMWDAVHDANLKCARAPQKSASTERTT, encoded by the coding sequence ATGAGAAGACATCGGCGATTCCATGAGAAAGTAGTGCTGGGTGTTCTGATTACTCTGGGATTGTTCTTCATGTTCTGGGATAATGTCCGACTTCGAGAGACTGGTGATGTTGCAGAAACTGTTCATCGCAAAGATCTGCCCAAGGTTGTTACAGCTGATGCAACTAGATCAGTGCTCAAGCCAAAGTGCCACGCGAACACGACATTGCTGCACCTGTCTTCATTTCATCAAGAGAACGAGCACATTAAAAACTTCTTGTTGTATAAACACTGTCGCGAATTTGACATGATTGAAAATGTCCCAGACAAATGTGGTGGTCGAGAAGGATCTCACAATGTCTTCCTGCTCCTGGTGATCAAATCTGACCCTTTCAACCAGGATCGGCGGGAAGTGGTAAGGAAGTCCTGGGGCAAAGAACGCGAATTCAATGGGGTCCTAATTAAGAGAGTATTTATCTCTGGTGTTTCTCCTGACCAAAAAGAAAACAGGAAATTGAATCAGCTGTTAGCCATggaaaacagagaacacagagatgTTCTACAATGGGATTTCTTGGATACCTTTTTCAACCTCACCCTCAAACAATACAAGTTGCTGCAGTGGGTCAGTGAATATTGCCCCAGTGCTAAATTCATCTTCAATGGAGATGATGATGCCTTTGTCAACACCGATAACATGGTTGATTACTTGCTAGGCATGAAGGTTCTCCAACACCTGTTTGTGGGCCATCTCATTTATGGGGTTGGGCCTATTCGCGAGAAGTGGAGCAAGTATTATGTGCCAGAAATAGTGACCACCATCAAGTCGTACCCACCATACGCTGGTGGAGGGAGGATACTTATGTCTGTGTATACAGCTCATATCATTTACCACATAGCCCAAGACCTTGAACTATTCCCCATTGATGACGTATTTTTGGGGATGTGTCTGGCCAAGGCTGGACTAGCCCCACGCTCCCATAGCGGATTCAGGACAGCTGGAATCAGTGTTCCTTCAACCCAAGGTGAATCTTTCAATCCTTGCTATTACCGTGAGTTGCTGCTAGTGCACCGTTTTCGGCCTTTCGAACTGCTACTGATGTGGGATGCGGTGCATGATGCCAATCTGAAGTGTGCTCGTGCTCCCCAGAAGTCTGCATCCACGGAAAGGACCACATGA